gtcacgaatcacttcctttatccactacttagtctagttatccactagttaaagtgatggttcggagtagattcaccctagggtcatttgaaccgtgacatccagccaagtagcccacccgaagtttttccgatcttggccgaacatcagccgagttactgagttatcccgaatagcttattacaagcgctaacggaccctggcagtatctccaaaattaccacactaaaatcacatgccatgacaccaaacttctacagtagtacaaatatcgtctgtactcacaaaacgatgcatttggaagtttgtacatagtccaggagtttattattatcaacacaagcctaatagcttctctgctgctaaagctgtgtcgacatcacttccttgatctgggagcttcaatgtaagatgagggttgatctactactgtagacaacaaagcaaggctgctcaatttctccattgataaaataaatccacaactttacaacataaaaattcataaaaattcatgtagaatatagcatatactttgttgtctacagtagtagatcaaccctcatcttacattgaagctccctgatcaaggaagtgacgtcgacacagctttagcccatctgaatgtttttggatgctgccggtgatttattatttttgggcagAGCTACGGTGTAAATCAAGGGCAAATAGTAATGAGTAGGtctattctaaggtaaagtccacacacatagacttgataggcccgccaaacactgccggaacgataagaacgaacgatattttacgttccgaaccggttcaggaacgatatgttggtggcggaacgcaagaacgaaaacgttaaacatgcctgaaccgttcggaacggaacgattgaaaaataatttcgtTTTCAAGCCCTGGTCAGAACACAATTAGTTTCTGAAGTTAAAATTAGACGCAATCCTCAGTGTGGATAGAAGAGATATAGAGATGTTCTGTCATTCTATGGACATTTTAGCTACTCTTCGCTTTAGGGGTTGACTTGCTGTACCTTTCTCCTTTAAAATGTCTTCTGAATATTCTATCAAAGATGTGTTTATCATTGTATTGCTGGGTTATGAAATTTGGGCACTTTTACATACACAACACAGTTCTGTCTATTGCCCCAGTTCTGGGGCAATTTTACATTACCATATTTTAGCCATAGGTCCCAAATGTAGCCAATACTAAGCCAAAATTTGGGTTGGGGCTTTTTGATTGTTCATCTgatatgggtttttttttcattcatgtaTCAGATTGTAAAATTTTGATTTAACCTTTTCTCCCTCAATCAGTCTCATTCTTTAAGTATGTCTGCATCTAGGTTCTGTTttaattatgggtgccaatgccaaaggcaGGGCACACATATTACTATTGTGCATACTTATTATTCTCCCGTTTCCGACACGAAGTTCGGCGTGCTACTAGTCCTGCACCTATGGTCCGACCGGCATAAAAAGCACATTGCCGCGTGCAAAATGATTGGGAATAGTGTGCTATTATTTGTGgctatcattattatcatttggGAATTTTTACAATGGAGAAATGCATTGAAAACCACTAAACGAGCAccaaactgccctattttggaggcctcataactcagccatacggcATCCcagagacatcattcaaagttcaTAAACGTGACAGGAAACACTCAACTTTGACCAACTAAAGAGTTTGTTGATATATTATAGcctacagctttgacacaacggcagtttacgttttaggaagaaTAAAAAATGCCTGACATGCTGCTCTCACTCTGTTTCCCATTCTTAAATTTAACCTCAAAACATAGGTATttctgtcctctttcacccaaatgCACCCTCATTGAGCTTGGCCTCACAGATTTCTCACAGAGCGCAGAGAGCCACCATTCCAGCTCCCATGCCCGGCCATTATAAACGGCCAACTCATAAAATCAATGTGAAAACTCATTTTAAAattgccattaaaaaaaaaaaaccatacaTGGGAGAAGAATAAAAATTACAATCTTTCagatacgacttttacttttcgaacagcgactgTTTGTTTGAGGCATATGCCTCAGTATTAAACCCCAAGGTCATAAGGACACAAAGTGAGGGCACTTTTGTCAGTTGGCTACTGTCTTTCTTACACATAATGTCTCCTATTGGAACTAATTATGATGCCAGAGCCAACATGGCTGCTCTGTTCTAACAGGGCAGAGCCTAGATGACTCCCCTGTtctaatgccccttttccaccgaacatttttgtaacaGTACGTCTCTACCCTGATAATagtgcttatgagggcagagccaagatggctgccctaTTACAACACCTTTATGCCAGCCTGTGTGTGCACCTAATacaatataacattacagccaCTGTCTCTCACTGGGCAGTAGCTCCTATGGAAACAGCACAGTCCTTCTCCATCAGAAATACAGGGGACTCCACAGAAACCACTCACAGTCTTCAGGAGACCTTTCTGCTATTAACATCAGGAAAGCAGAATCCTCAAACTATTTTGTGAAGTTTTCGTGTCTCGACGCCGCCATCTTGTGTCCAGAATAATAATACGTCAATTGGAGGAGGCAGAACCTCAAAGAGGCTACACTTCGGACCTTATAAAGCCGTTATCACGCGTGTTCTGCAACTCAGTTTTTTGTGAACCTTGGCAGCGTTTGTTGGTGTGGACTCGACATATTCTGTGACTATTTGATACAGCTGGAAACCAGGCAAACACCAAACATCCATCAAAAGAGACGACAAAATCCGAGGACAACAGTTCTGACTTCTGGCTGTGAGGTTCATATACAGGTAGTAAAGGGAATCGTGGACTTATACCTGATACCTGACTTCAAACCGCGTGTCAGCTGTTGAAACCATACTCTCACCCCGTAAATGGCCAGTTATGCTGTTGTTTGACGAGGTAATACGCACCCTCAGGATTAAAGCATACCGGACCGAGAAAGTAGTTCAGCAGGGCAAAGTTGAACAACATGTGTAGCTCACATAGGTAAGGTATGGAAATATGTAGGCCTACTTCAGTTGGATATGTGGTCACACTAGTTTGACATGCTGCCCAACTACGTAAACAAAGAGTCTTACCAGGGACTCTTTTTCAACAGCTAGTGACACTTTACGCTGAAGTTGGTTTCCGATTCACAGCTTCCGAATCGCGAATTAAGAGGAtaggcataaagggccatttcactgcattttttttgcattttgatcgccctaaacactgtcctgtatggaaactacaatacttagactgctcaaatctggatagaattattctaaagaggctgtagattaattaaaaccttgtttgggatttgcaaaacctttttctgaaggttcacaaatcagaaaaaggtttcacaaatcccagacaAGGTTTTTGTCGAATTAGTTCCAGCAAAATCTGAAGACTGGCCCCCTGAACCAAACTAGTAACAGTCAAAGTGAGATCTAAAACATTGAACTAGTGGGAGATGAGATGTCACTACACACACCAGTTAAAGCTTTTTTGGTCTCAGTAGTAAAGTGTAGCAAGCACCATTCATGTAAACGAGTGAAATTTCATCTCATCGCTTGTTTTACCTGTGACATCGACATGTTAACTAGTTCAACAAAAAGTCAGACATGTTGAACAAACGTCTCACTCGCTGTGCACAGTTGTTTACTAGTGCTGAGCAAGGCTGAACTTTTTCAAGAAAAATTCTTACGTCTGAGAAAAATCAACCTGTTCATCCTGTAGGTCTTTACATGCTCTGTACAGTCTTACTAGTGACACACAATTCTTTAAACTACTTAACTAGTTAAGTGAGAGGTACAGTGTCCCTAGTTCACTTTTTTGTGGACCTTACTAGTTCACTTGTAAGAGAATATATGTCACTAGTTGATTAGTAAAGCAAGATAAAGAGCCTGCAAAAACAGCTGCACGAGTGTCACTTGTGGACATAATGGCTTTTACTAGTTGACTAGTGGTGCTTTTTAACATCACTAGTATCACTAGTAAAGTAAGAACCACCTACACTAGTATAACTACTGGACATTGTGGCGCATACTTCCTAACTAGTAGTAAATTAGTCCCTAACTGGTAAACATGTGAAGATTTTAGTTTGAACTAGTTAACATGTAAGCAACATACAGCCACTAGTTTACTAGTTGCAGATCTTCAGGACAACATGTTAACTAGTATGAACACAGTTTAGATTTATCATAAATTTTTCtcttaaatgattttaaaattATTACTGACGAGAATAGAGCCCATTTTATCAATTAAATTGAGAAGTCTTTATATGTATTACACAACAAGGCAACTTATAATGCTTTGAATAAGACAGATGGCATTTAATTGAAGGTATCATAGCTTAAGCTATAAAAAGAAAGTTTGGCCATGTTTTTGATTCTTGTATTAGCAGGTCAGGATGGATGAGAAGCAGTGCTATGCGAAGCTGTCAGTCCGGCCATCCAGAGGGCTTGTGGATGAGAAGTTTGTTGTTCTGGTCCAGAACGTCCTCCCTGGTTTCCAGCTGACTGTCCATGCCTCCCATCAGTGTGAGGATGAACACAGCTGGCATGCGTTTGCTCAGTACACGGCCGATGCCACTGGGACTGTAAATGGTACATGGATCAGAACATggatgtggaaaatacaagaaCATTACTTATGAGATGTGCACAGTATTACATTATTTGTTCTCTCTTCTGTACAGTTTCAGAAGATGCCAGTCTGGGTGGAACATATTTGGGGGTTGAACCGATGGGTTTACTGTGGAGCCTCAAGCCAATTCCAGGCAGCAAACCTGGACTCAGGTCAGCAAGCTGTGCAGATGATACCAGTCAGTATCTGTTGTTAATATCAGAGCTGACTCTCCTGTCATTCTTAGGATGAGGAAGAAGAATGTCCAGAATCCTATGGTAGTAACGATCTCAGTGTACCAGGGTCACCAGACAGAGGGCTTTGCTGATCAGGTACCACTGGCCAATGTGTTGGTGGAGCGCTGGTACATGGCCCCCGGAGTCTGCAGAATTCCGGTCACAGAAGATGGACTCACTGCAACTCTTTTCCTGCCCTCAGGTAAGATTAAAAGAAAGTCTAGTGAGAGATAAGACGGATATCAGCTCTTGCAGTGAGGAGCCAGTAGCTGTTTACCATGCTGTTGACAAGCAGATTTGCAGGAAATCTTTGAAATTTTGAAAAATAGATTGTATATTCTTGGTCAGAGTAGAAAGAGCACAAACTATAATTATCAGAACGATGTGGTGAAGGCTCGGTTGTGCTTTATAGAGTAGTgctaaattaaaaaatgaatttTGAGGAAAGAAATAcatagaaaactttttttttttaaagttttggtCATGTTCATTCTTTAAGAACAGCTAATTACAATTGTTATAACTCATGTGTGCAATATGTTATCAAATCAGATTTGTGCCAATATGAGAGTAAAGTTAACTAACTTGAAAATATTGGAGAAAAATTTTAGATATTTATATGGTATATATACAGTAGCTTTATTCCTACAATATTTAAATGAGTATTGATGATCTATTTTGTCTGTCCTCAGATACTTTGTGGTTTCAACTTTTAGGTCAAGTTTTTCCAATATATGTAATTTAAAATTGATAGCCAAGTAACCCTACTGCTCATGTACACGTTTGGTTTTTGGGTTAACACCTTGCCAATCTTCATTCCTGGGTAATTGGTGCATGTTGCAACAGCTTTTGTTAATAAGCATGCTAATTATCCGCAGAAATCCATGAAGCTTTAGTGAGCCATTACCCAATGAGGCTAACTTATTGCTATTTTAACAATGGGGTTTTATCTCTCTCTGTGAAGTGATTCAACACTCTTGAACCTGGGAAGGTACTGAACAAAGATACAATCCCAGGTAGGGTAGCTATCAATCCACAATGCTGATAAAAGTTACTTTGTCTCATTTCAGAAACTTAAATTTTTGTAGGGATCTAATATAGTCAGTGAATGGGTGATGAGAGCTtagtgttgctgctgctcagatTAAAGTGTCCACCAAAACAGACCTGGATCAAAATCCACTAGCTGTGATGAGGAACGTCTGGGACACTGAACAGTCACTCTAAAACTCACCAGTCAATAGGAATGAATCCCTCAAAATACTCCCATGTTTGTAGCTTCTGCCAGAGCTGCAAATATAAGCCATGGTGAGTAGGGATGTCACAATACCAGACATTTAATAGTCGATAACAATACCAGGGAAATTCCatggtaaaaaaacaaaacaataaattacATGTACTTCAACATACTCatttattaaaaacatttgaaaattacaaaaaaaaaacgtggcATGTAGCGTTcaagtaataaataaaaataaaccacaGATACTCTTTGCAAAGCTCTGTTTCCGCTGTTTCTTGTGATATGCGTTTCATATCTATACGATGGGGAGTTCGTTCAACTGAGAATAATGGGTGTGAATTTGCCCGCAAAGTGAACGTTAACATGACTTGAAACTCACTCACCTTGAATTCTTTGAATAAATCTGGATGTCTGTCTTTGAGGTGCTTCGCTAAATTGGAAGTGTTTCCTCCTTTCAGATGAAAATCTCTTTGGCACCGTTTGCATGTACGTTTTTGCGAATCTCTTATTAATCCCTGAATATCCGCCTCAAAAGCAAAGTACTTCCAGACACGACTcttactatttttctttttgacgAGTCGAGGCGGAGCTGTCGCTGCAGCTGCAGTTGCCATCTTCCGTGTTCCTTTGGCATTTAACGGCACACTAGAACACTAGGTGTATATGGTGCTCAGGTTATGTCCAGAGGAATTTCATCCCTGGTACCTAAAGTACTGTAGAAAAACGAGTACCGTCATGTTTTTAGAATTGTGGCATCGACTTGGTACCAAAGTATCGGTTCTCGTGACATACCTAATGGTGAGTCAGAGTAAAGGTAGGATCGGTGAgaaggaagcaaaaaaaaactgatagcAAATGTACTAACGTCACAACAAATAATTACACAAGCAATGTGTTTACAAATCACAagttttactttttaaataaCTTTTAGCTTCAGTGAGATCTAttttatgttcatttttatctattttttatgTTTGAGACTTATTGCTTTGTTGAGTTGGCACAAATCAGATTGCATAATATGTTCACTATGTCAAAACCTTTTCTGTCTCCCCACATCTCCCAAAATCGTTTTTGAGAAAGGGAAAAAATACAGCACAAGCAAgcacaaaaacctctttaagaAACAgtttaatgcatttttttttcaatttatttagCTTGTTTAATCAACATTTTCTTATGTTTAAAACTTGTTGATGGAAACACATTGGAAAAGAGGTGATGAGGAAAAATGTATCAACAGGTATTGTTTAAAACAACAAGGAATCAGCTTTCCATCATGAGTAAGCCAATGTTACTGACACACAAAATACTTTTAATAATAATAGTCATGAATATACAAAGGTTGTTTTTGCTGTCGTGACTTGTCTGAAGGACCTGGACCTTTCCCTGGTCTTCTGGACTTGTGGGGGGGTGGTGGACAATTGGTGGAGTACCGTGCAGCGTTGCTGGCTTCTCATGGAATCGCCTCGCTGGCCCTTGACTACCTGACATGTAAATTCACAGTGGAAACTGGGAAGATGGTGGACAACCAATACTTTGAGGTGAATCCAATTGATTTAATATTTTGGTCACAAGGGTGTagcaaaaattaaattaaataagataaaatCAGAAAATCACTGTTTTCGTAACCTGGTAGTTCCTGTAGGTTGTAGGTGCGAATTCAACCGTAAAACTACTGACTTTGTTATCTTTTGCTGAGAACTTACTGAGAGATGTACGCAGGCTGTAGAAATACTGGGGCCCAAACAAAGTTCAAGCAGcagattaaagctgccgtcggcaggttttcaaaattccgagtctaaagtcggaatattcgaactgatacaactttcaggtccctccccctctgtggacgaggttgtgcacgtgagttcacaccagtgtgcgtgcacacaagctgggggcagactcacgctcagcatggaagacgtggttggtgactgttctgctcagataatagataaataataaacctaacgtgattggttaaaaacagccgggagcgctcgatttttgcaagcacgattacaagctttagagggagctacagaattcgggatttttcctaaacagcctatttaatattctacttccagaatcccatgacagttcaagctaatatgactaaaaaaaagttgccgacggcagctttaagttcAGCAGATGaagttcaattcaattgaattaaattaatttcaaaTTGGTTCAATTGATTTAATTTCAATCCGGATACAGTTTTAacccccaaagggaaattatattgctgcAGTATAAATTATTGATAGAGAGGTGTTAGGATTGTTACTGCAGCCACATCAAATTATGTTCCTTCCCTGATGTTCCCACTGCGTCCTTATCAGGGCTCCAAGCTTGTCAATTTTATATGCCTGTGATCTCACATTTTCTATTGTGAGCAAACCACCGCCTTCATGTCCATTTTGCTCCTGTCTTTAGTCCTAGATGTCTCTTCTTCACTTCATTTGAATTTGTGGTCTAATTTCATTGGaatgttaaattaaattaaattaaattaatttttatttatatagcgccaaataccacaaatgtcatctcaaggcacttagataataaagtcaaattcaagccaattggaattcaattaattgtaatcataatcagttaaataataaataaatcagttgcTCCCACATGCAAACAGCTTTCCCACTCATAACAGATGTCATAACAGTGACAGAATTACCAGCAGAAATcattccagcagcacagcattcATACTAACCTGAAACACAAgtccaaattattttttttcacagaaatAAATGCTCATGATTTAAATGTGACTGGTCCATGTAAGATACTAAGTTTACAGTTATACAAGATTCTGcagacttttgtgtgtgtgtgtgtgtgtgtgtgtgtgtgtgtgtgtgtgttttatcagCATGTCTGTTTGTGTTAGTAAACTTATTATTGACCCTTGCACACACTCATTCAAGGACAATATGCCAGAATTTTAttactttaaagcaatacaatgtaacttctcaaaaagcccactatggagctccccctacaggcttggaggtaatgtacagttacactgtcataaatacaacaccctttcactttcactttcacgtttgttgacgaactggcgaggagtcagaaggtgcaagctatgtcgaccgagaaggtaagagtaatcaaatgtacctgggagcgtgagaggggtctatttgtttttgcggtaggtgtgccagaaagcaagtcgaagtacttccgctcagctcccaggccgctaccgggccgccACCgagccgctccagcaaagttacatagcgcagtttttccaactcagacccccgaagggcataggagacaggccaatcgtaatattaaaactctagccgcacaattt
This genomic interval from Odontesthes bonariensis isolate fOdoBon6 chromosome 7, fOdoBon6.hap1, whole genome shotgun sequence contains the following:
- the LOC142383665 gene encoding peroxisomal succinyl-coenzyme A thioesterase-like isoform X3, yielding MDEKQCYAKLSVRPSRGLVDEKFVVLVQNVLPGFQLTVHASHQCEDEHSWHAFAQYTADATGTVNVSEDASLGGTYLGVEPMGLLWSLKPIPGSKPGLRMRKKNVQNPMVVTISVYQGHQTEGFADQVPLANVLVERWYMAPGVCRIPVTEDGLTATLFLPSGPGPFPGLLDLWGGGGQLVEYRAALLASHGIASLALDYLTCKFTVETGKMVDNQYFERAYRYLQQHPQVLESRIAMLGLSLGTSITLKMAVYSKVIKLRCAVCISGSHVQPVDGSLEQIMGCFKKNSEKTQLSDDNEMIWRNLLLPIPTDPSLKVDVGRLQCPLMLVVGEDDQNWCACESAMDMKQMMQQAGNSHLLTVLLYPKAGHLIEPPYSPFARASCFKSIETRQKVMALWGGQTLEHSRAQEDSWRKILIFLRENLYGTPKPCTPFSHL
- the LOC142383665 gene encoding peroxisomal succinyl-coenzyme A thioesterase-like isoform X2: MLLFDEVRMDEKQCYAKLSVRPSRGLVDEKFVVLVQNVLPGFQLTVHASHQCEDEHSWHAFAQYTADATGTVNVSEDASLGGTYLGVEPMGLLWSLKPIPGSKPGLRMRKKNVQNPMVVTISVYQGHQTEGFADQVPLANVLVERWYMAPGVCRIPVTEDGLTATLFLPSGPGPFPGLLDLWGGGGQLVEYRAALLASHGIASLALDYLTCKFTVETGKMVDNQYFERAYRYLQQHPQVLESRIAMLGLSLGTSITLKMAVYSKVIKLRCAVCISGSHVQPVDGSLEQIMGCFKKNSEKTQLSDDNEMIWRNLLLPIPTDPSLKVDVGRLQCPLMLVVGEDDQNWCACESAMDMKQMMQQAGNSHLLTVLLYPKAGHLIEPPYSPFARASCFKSIETRQKVMALWGGQTLEHSRAQEDSWRKILIFLRENLYGTPKPCTPFSHL
- the LOC142383665 gene encoding peroxisomal succinyl-coenzyme A thioesterase-like isoform X1, whose product is MLLFDEQVRMDEKQCYAKLSVRPSRGLVDEKFVVLVQNVLPGFQLTVHASHQCEDEHSWHAFAQYTADATGTVNVSEDASLGGTYLGVEPMGLLWSLKPIPGSKPGLRMRKKNVQNPMVVTISVYQGHQTEGFADQVPLANVLVERWYMAPGVCRIPVTEDGLTATLFLPSGPGPFPGLLDLWGGGGQLVEYRAALLASHGIASLALDYLTCKFTVETGKMVDNQYFERAYRYLQQHPQVLESRIAMLGLSLGTSITLKMAVYSKVIKLRCAVCISGSHVQPVDGSLEQIMGCFKKNSEKTQLSDDNEMIWRNLLLPIPTDPSLKVDVGRLQCPLMLVVGEDDQNWCACESAMDMKQMMQQAGNSHLLTVLLYPKAGHLIEPPYSPFARASCFKSIETRQKVMALWGGQTLEHSRAQEDSWRKILIFLRENLYGTPKPCTPFSHL